CCTGATCGACGGCCTCGACTGGGACCACATCCGCATCCGCCAGTTCGACGGCGCCTCGACGTGGACCTTCCAGGACGACGAGACGTAGGAGCGTTTCCTGCCGGTGGAGCGTAGCTTCTACGTTTACGTCCTCGCCAGCCAGCCGAACGGCACGCTCTACACCCGGGTAACCGGGGACCTTTCGCACCGTGTGTGGACGCATAAGCAGCGCGAGAGTGGCGGATTCACCGCTCAATACGGCGTCACTCAGCTCGTCTGGTACAAAGCGTTTCCAACGGCCGACGGAGCCGTTACGGCGGAGAAGCGCATCAAACGCTGTCGACGCGCTTGGAAGCTACAACTCATCGAGAAGTCGAACCCGCAGGGGCGCGACCTCTATGAGACGTTCAACCAACAACCCCGTCAGCCCGGCCGCAGTGAAGCGGAGAGCCGGGACCCAGGGCCGGTGCACAGCCCATGACCCTGGGTCCCGGATCGACCTTGCAGGCCGTCCGGGATGACGGAATAGGGTAAAGTTAGCGGCCGAACTTCTGGAACTTGATCCGGTGGGGGATCAGACTGTCGACGCCCAGGCGACGCTTCTTGTCTTCCTCGTAGGCCTCGAAGTTGCCTTCGAACCATTCGACGTGGCTGTCGCCCTCGAAGGCCAGGATGTGGGTGGCCAGGCGGTCCAGGAACCAGCGATCGTGGCTGATGACCACGGCGCAGCCGGCGAACTCCTCCAGGGCCTCCTCGAGGTTCTGCAAGGTCTCGATGTCCAGGTCGTTGGTCGGTTCATCGAGCAGGATGACGTTGCCGCCAGTCGTGAGCGTCTTGGCCAGGTGGACGCGGTTGCGCTCACCGCCCGACAGCAGGCCGACCTTCTTCTGCTGGTCGCCGCCGCGGAAGTTGAACGAGCCCACATAGGAGCGCGTGTTGATCTCGCGCTTGCCCACCGCCATCACGTCCAGGCCGCTGGAAATTTCCTGCCAGACCGTCTTGGCGTCATCCAGCGCGTCACGGCTCTGGTCGACATAGGCCAGTTTCACCGTCTCGCCGACCTTGAAGGTCCCGCTGTCGGGCTGCTCCTGGCCGGTGATGATCTTGAACAGGGTCGACTTGCCGGCGCCGTTCGGGCCGATCACGCCGACGATGCCGTTGGGCGGCAGGCGGAACGACAGATTCTCGAACAGCACCTTGTCGCCATAGGACTTCGACAGGTTCTCGGCTTCAAGCACCAGGTTGCCGAGGCGCGGACCCGGCGGGATCTGAATGGTGGCGAAGCTCTGCGACTCGCGGCTGTTCTCCTGGTCGGTGACCATCTGGTCATAGGCCGCCAGGCGGGCCTTGGACTTGGACTGCCGGGCCTTGGCGCCGGAGCGCACCCATTCCAGTTCGCGGGTCATGGCCCGCTGGCGCGCCTCGCTCTCGGACTTCTCCTGCACGATGCGCTTGGTCTTCTGCTCCAGCCAGCCGGAGTAGTTGCCTTCGTAGGGGATGCCCTTGCCGCGATCGAGCTCCAGCGTCCACTTGGTCACCTGGTCCAGGAAGTAGCGATCGTGGGTCACCAGGATAACGCAGCCCGGGAACTCCTCCAGGTGGTGCTGCAGCCAGGCGACGCTCTCGGCGTCGAGGTGGTTGGTGGGTTCGTCGAGCAGCAGCATGTCCGGCTTCGACAGCAGGAGCCGCGCCAGGGCGATCCGGCGCTTCTCGCCGCCCGACAGCTTGTCCACCGGCCAGTCGTTGGGCGGGCAGCGCAGGGCGTCCATCGCCATCTCGATCTTGGAATCGATGTCCCACAGGTCGCCGGCGTCGATCTTTTCCTGGAGAGTGGTCATCTCCTCCATGAGCTCGTCGGTGTAGTTCTCGCCCAGCTCGGCGGCGATCTCGTTGTAGCGGTCGAAGATCTTCTTCTCTTCGCACCAGGAGATCACATTGCCCCAGACGTTCAGCGCTTCGTCGAGGTGCGGCTCCTGCTGCAGATAGCCCATCTTGACGCCGTCAGCAGCCTTGGCCTCGCCGTTGAACTCCTTGTCCACGCCCGCGATGATCTTCAGCAGGGTCGATTTACCCGAGCCGTTCACCCCGACGACGCCGATCTTGGCGTCCGAGTAGAACGACAGCCAGATGTTCTCGAACACCTTCTTGCCGCCGGGGTAGGCCTTGGTCAGGCCCTGCATCTGAAAGATATATTGCTGCGCCATGGGGCGTGAGCTCGCTCGCGATCGAGGAAAATGGGGGTCGCGCAGGCAGATAGCCCCCGCCCGGCCACTTCGCAACGGCGCGCCTATGTCGCGGGAACGATCCTCCCCGCTCAGCGCTTCCAAGAGCGATGGACCCGCCGGGTCCTAAGTCACTGACGAAGGAGAACTTCGATGCACAAGGACGAGATCAAGGGCGCCGCCAAGGACGCCGCGGGCTCCATCAAGGAAGCCGCCGGCAAGGCCACCGGCAATGAGCGTCTCGAAGCTGAAGGCGTGGCGGATCGCGCGTCGGGCAAGCTTCAAAAGGGCGTCGGCTCCATCAAGGACGCCGCCCGCGAAGCCCTGAAGAAGTAAGACGACAGGCCGCGGCGGTCGTCAGGCCGCCGCGCCTTTCTTCCCTTTCCGGAAGACGAAGAAGCAGCCTGCTACCAGGGCGGCCAGCAGTCCGCTCACCCAGAATTGGCTGGCCAGGCTCGGCGTCAGCGTCATCGCCGCCAAGACCCCCACGATCGCCGCGACTGTCACGTAGCTGAGCCAGGGGAACAGCCACACTTTGAACTGCAGCCGGCCCGGATCGGTCCGCTCGAATTCGCGCCTGAGCCGGATCTGCGCCAGCGCCGACAGCAGGTAGATCACCAGCATGGTCGCGCCTGAAGCATTCACCAGGAAGGCGAAGACTCCGTCCGGCGAGATCACCGCCGCCAGGATCGCCAGCCAACCGAAGCTCGACGCAATCAGGATCGAGCGCGCCGGCACCTTTCGCCTGTTGACCGCCACCGCCCACTGCGGCGCGTCGCCCCGGCTGGCCAGGGTGAACAGAATTCGCGACGCCACATAGAGCCCTGAGTTCAGGCACGAGAGCACCGCCGTCAGCACGATGACATTGGTGATGGCGCCGGCCGCCGGCACATTGATCCGCTCCATGGCGAGCACGAAGGGCGATTGGCCCGGCGTGATCTCGTTCCACGGCACGATGGCCAGGATCAGGAACAGCGCGCCCACATAGAACAGGATGATCCGAAGGATCACCGAGCTGGTCAGCTTGGCGATGGTTTGGGCCGGCTCCGGCGACTCCGCTGCGGCGATGGTCGATATCTCCGCGCCGCACAG
This is a stretch of genomic DNA from Phenylobacterium immobile (ATCC 35973). It encodes these proteins:
- the ettA gene encoding energy-dependent translational throttle protein EttA, coding for MAQQYIFQMQGLTKAYPGGKKVFENIWLSFYSDAKIGVVGVNGSGKSTLLKIIAGVDKEFNGEAKAADGVKMGYLQQEPHLDEALNVWGNVISWCEEKKIFDRYNEIAAELGENYTDELMEEMTTLQEKIDAGDLWDIDSKIEMAMDALRCPPNDWPVDKLSGGEKRRIALARLLLSKPDMLLLDEPTNHLDAESVAWLQHHLEEFPGCVILVTHDRYFLDQVTKWTLELDRGKGIPYEGNYSGWLEQKTKRIVQEKSESEARQRAMTRELEWVRSGAKARQSKSKARLAAYDQMVTDQENSRESQSFATIQIPPGPRLGNLVLEAENLSKSYGDKVLFENLSFRLPPNGIVGVIGPNGAGKSTLFKIITGQEQPDSGTFKVGETVKLAYVDQSRDALDDAKTVWQEISSGLDVMAVGKREINTRSYVGSFNFRGGDQQKKVGLLSGGERNRVHLAKTLTTGGNVILLDEPTNDLDIETLQNLEEALEEFAGCAVVISHDRWFLDRLATHILAFEGDSHVEWFEGNFEAYEEDKKRRLGVDSLIPHRIKFQKFGR
- a CDS encoding CsbD family protein — encoded protein: MHKDEIKGAAKDAAGSIKEAAGKATGNERLEAEGVADRASGKLQKGVGSIKDAAREALKK
- a CDS encoding amino acid permease, translated to MKIPALEPEEAVDSPLGRTLLSRHVAMISIGGIIGAGLFVGSSASIHAVGPAILVSYALAGLIVLMVMRMLGEMALALPGITAFTEFARVGLGNWAGFTSGWLYWYFWVVVVAIEAIAGATLIQHWIDLPLWLVGWALLAVLTGSNLTSTRTYGETEFWFASLKVGAIVAFIVVAGAYVLGLTSGRGPDISNLVAHGGFAPMGPASVLAGVTTVIFSLCGAEISTIAAAESPEPAQTIAKLTSSVILRIILFYVGALFLILAIVPWNEITPGQSPFVLAMERINVPAAGAITNVIVLTAVLSCLNSGLYVASRILFTLASRGDAPQWAVAVNRRKVPARSILIASSFGWLAILAAVISPDGVFAFLVNASGATMLVIYLLSALAQIRLRREFERTDPGRLQFKVWLFPWLSYVTVAAIVGVLAAMTLTPSLASQFWVSGLLAALVAGCFFVFRKGKKGAAA
- a CDS encoding GIY-YIG nuclease family protein, coding for MERSFYVYVLASQPNGTLYTRVTGDLSHRVWTHKQRESGGFTAQYGVTQLVWYKAFPTADGAVTAEKRIKRCRRAWKLQLIEKSNPQGRDLYETFNQQPRQPGRSEAESRDPGPVHSP